Proteins encoded together in one Apis cerana isolate GH-2021 linkage group LG4, AcerK_1.0, whole genome shotgun sequence window:
- the LOC108000834 gene encoding uncharacterized protein LOC108000834 isoform X2, whose amino-acid sequence MNARNINVNQVTKSKNTTMQKFLIILLTIGLVSLQSGAALKCRVCKGNCTDLQNQNQVSVETCKADVKPPEESSTVTSSPESSSPTPSSPESSSPESSSPGSSSPESSSPGSSSPGSSSPGSSSPGSSSPGSSSPGSSSPGSSSPGSSSPGSSSPGSSSPGSSSPTPSSPTPSSPTPSSPTPSSPTPSSPTPSSPTPSSPTPSSPTPSSPTPSSPTPSSPTPSSPTPSSPTPSSPTPSSPTPSSPTPSSPTPSSPTPSSTTPSTPTPSTPTPSSPTPSSTTSKSNIFAFNDRNERKRRSLLGRFSSEINARTNDSDFLCYTIKDQNHEITEMGCTSDSDICKNTENCEVCRENECNSATSNAVFASMVFSLSVIIFFMK is encoded by the exons ATGAACGCTCGAAATATCAACGTGAATCAAGTGACGAAATCAAAAAACACGacgatgcaaaaatttttgataatattgctGACCATCGGCCTCGTTTCTCTACAATCCG GGGCCGCGCTCAAGTGTAGAGTATGCAAGGGAAATTGTACCGatttacaaaatcaaaatcaagtCTCAGTGGAAACATGTAAAGCAGATGTAAAGCCTCCTGAAGAATCATCGACCGTAACATCGAGCCCAGA ATCATCGAGCCCAACACCATCGAGCCCAGAATCATCGAGCCCAGAATCATCGAGCCCAGGATCATCGAGTCCAGAATCATCGAGCCCAGGATCATCGAGCCCAGGATCATCGAGCCCAGGATCATCGAGCCCAGGATCATCGAGCCCAGGATCATCGAGCCCAGGATCATCGAGCCCAGGATCATCGAGCCCAGGATCATCGAGCCCAGGATCATCGAGCCCAGGATCATCGAGCCCAGGATCATCGAGCCCAACACCATCAAGCCCAACACCATCGAGCCCAACACCATCGAGCCCAACACCATCGAGCCCAACACCATCGAGCCCAACACCATCAAGCCCAACACCGTCAAGCCCAACACCATCGAGCCCAACACCATCAAGCCCAACACCATCGAGCCCAACACCATCGAGCCCAACACCATCAAGCCCAACACCGTCAAGCCCAACACCATCGAGCCCAACACCATCGAGCCCAACACCATCGAGCCCAACACCATCGAGCCCAACACCATCGAGCCCAACACCATCGAGCACAACACCATCGACCCCAACACCATCGACCCCAACACCATCAAGCCCAACACCATCGAGCACAACATCGAAGTCAAACATATTTG cttTCAATGATAGAAATGAGAGGAAGCGTAGAAGTTTGCTCGGCCGTTTTTCCTCAGAAATAAATGCACGCACAAATGATTCTGATTTCCTTTGTTATACTATTAAAg atcaAAACCACGAAATCACGGAAATGGGATGTACTTCTGACAgtgatatttgtaaaaatactgAAAACTGTGAAGTATGTCGCGAAAATGAATGTAATTCGGCAACATCGAATGCTGTTTTCGCTTCTATGGTGTTCTCTTTATCagtaatcatatttttcatgaaataa
- the LOC108000834 gene encoding uncharacterized protein LOC108000834 isoform X1: MNARNINVNQVTKSKNTTMQKFLIILLTIGLVSLQSGAALKCRVCKGNCTDLQNQNQVSVETCKADVKPPEESSTVTSSPETSSPESSSPTPSSPGSSSPTPSSPESSSPESSSPGSSSPESSSPGSSSPGSSSPGSSSPGSSSPGSSSPGSSSPGSSSPGSSSPGSSSPGSSSPGSSSPTPSSPTPSSPTPSSPTPSSPTPSSPTPSSPTPSSPTPSSPTPSSPTPSSPTPSSPTPSSPTPSSPTPSSPTPSSPTPSSPTPSSPTPSSPTPSSTTPSTPTPSTPTPSSPTPSSTTSKSNIFAFNDRNERKRRSLLGRFSSEINARTNDSDFLCYTIKDQNHEITEMGCTSDSDICKNTENCEVCRENECNSATSNAVFASMVFSLSVIIFFMK, encoded by the exons ATGAACGCTCGAAATATCAACGTGAATCAAGTGACGAAATCAAAAAACACGacgatgcaaaaatttttgataatattgctGACCATCGGCCTCGTTTCTCTACAATCCG GGGCCGCGCTCAAGTGTAGAGTATGCAAGGGAAATTGTACCGatttacaaaatcaaaatcaagtCTCAGTGGAAACATGTAAAGCAGATGTAAAGCCTCCTGAAGAATCATCGACCGTAACATCGAGCCCAGAAACATCGAGTCCAGAATCATCGAGCCCAACACCATCGAGCCCAGGATCATCGAGCCCAACACCATCGAGCCCAGAATCATCGAGCCCAGAATCATCGAGCCCAGGATCATCGAGTCCAGAATCATCGAGCCCAGGATCATCGAGCCCAGGATCATCGAGCCCAGGATCATCGAGCCCAGGATCATCGAGCCCAGGATCATCGAGCCCAGGATCATCGAGCCCAGGATCATCGAGCCCAGGATCATCGAGCCCAGGATCATCGAGCCCAGGATCATCGAGCCCAGGATCATCGAGCCCAACACCATCAAGCCCAACACCATCGAGCCCAACACCATCGAGCCCAACACCATCGAGCCCAACACCATCGAGCCCAACACCATCAAGCCCAACACCGTCAAGCCCAACACCATCGAGCCCAACACCATCAAGCCCAACACCATCGAGCCCAACACCATCGAGCCCAACACCATCAAGCCCAACACCGTCAAGCCCAACACCATCGAGCCCAACACCATCGAGCCCAACACCATCGAGCCCAACACCATCGAGCCCAACACCATCGAGCCCAACACCATCGAGCACAACACCATCGACCCCAACACCATCGACCCCAACACCATCAAGCCCAACACCATCGAGCACAACATCGAAGTCAAACATATTTG cttTCAATGATAGAAATGAGAGGAAGCGTAGAAGTTTGCTCGGCCGTTTTTCCTCAGAAATAAATGCACGCACAAATGATTCTGATTTCCTTTGTTATACTATTAAAg atcaAAACCACGAAATCACGGAAATGGGATGTACTTCTGACAgtgatatttgtaaaaatactgAAAACTGTGAAGTATGTCGCGAAAATGAATGTAATTCGGCAACATCGAATGCTGTTTTCGCTTCTATGGTGTTCTCTTTATCagtaatcatatttttcatgaaataa